One part of the Mariniflexile litorale genome encodes these proteins:
- a CDS encoding T9SS C-terminal target domain-containing protein, translating to MKLIKHILGCLLLSTAALLNVQCQSNNKTEKQTVKVDFDFSGRKLQEVHDPNYESWVIEEQTEVEKTFNNVKVKLKGAFSSNWFKLGVNAPHYNRLGADGLVTSDSLEMIISGLKAGKHSLLTFHNTFDKMEAKVFPDIKIYVNDKLTETVQPTNRKFSKIEAATAYITFKAETDKDVVIRFVMDLDAEHQRSTFYIWQMVINGFEIDTPDIKKQAHTPFPESKDEHVVFNGDSKLKWQSPKGTVSHKLYFGTNEQAIKNADKKASEFKGELTENEFAINDLYSMTTYYWRVDEVNKKGEITQGNVWSFKPAQLAFPEAEGYGRFAIGGRGGKVVEVTNLNDDGPGSLRDAVNQEIGPRTIVFNVSGNIELKSRLVINQPYITVAGQTAPGEGVTITRAPVGLTGNEGIVRFLKVRIGSGTTYDGMGLTGANHSIIDHCSISWTIDESFSSRGAHNITLQRTLISEALNLAGHDKYGSGAMHGYAATIGGDIGSFHHNLLSHNYGRNWSLGGGLNGDGYYSGKLDLRNNVVYNWGKRTTDGGANEVNFVNNYYKPGASTKFFYALKVQHEGVGKGKQQYFFDGNVMPGYFDESSQEKGKTIQISEGAIVDFETFVEKPFFESYVTTQSASAAYKNVLSDVGANQPFFDKHDTRILDETLKGTYTYKGSKSGFPGMIDTEKDAGGFPEYASETRPEHWDTDHDGLPNWWEQVHGLNENSAKGDFSESNSDNDKDGFTQLEDYLNWMAQPHYFINLGEHIELDLIDYFMGYELNPEYSVSIVENGKVALNKEKLQFKTDKKGLASFVIKVKDAEGDSMSRTINVYVK from the coding sequence ATGAAACTTATAAAACACATATTAGGATGTTTACTGCTTTCTACAGCAGCACTATTAAACGTACAATGTCAAAGCAATAATAAAACAGAAAAGCAAACTGTAAAAGTAGATTTCGATTTTTCAGGAAGAAAATTACAAGAAGTTCATGATCCTAATTATGAATCATGGGTTATTGAAGAACAAACAGAAGTTGAAAAAACGTTCAATAATGTAAAAGTGAAATTAAAAGGTGCTTTTTCTTCAAATTGGTTCAAACTTGGAGTTAATGCACCACATTATAACAGATTAGGAGCTGATGGTTTAGTAACTAGTGATAGTTTAGAAATGATAATCAGCGGGCTGAAAGCAGGAAAACATTCTTTACTTACTTTCCATAATACATTTGATAAAATGGAAGCAAAAGTTTTTCCAGATATAAAAATTTATGTTAATGACAAGCTTACTGAAACGGTACAACCAACAAATAGAAAATTTTCAAAAATAGAAGCAGCAACGGCATATATTACTTTTAAAGCTGAAACAGACAAAGATGTTGTTATTCGATTTGTGATGGATTTAGATGCAGAGCATCAACGTTCAACCTTTTATATTTGGCAAATGGTCATTAATGGTTTTGAAATAGATACACCAGATATTAAAAAGCAAGCGCATACACCATTTCCAGAATCAAAAGATGAACATGTTGTATTTAATGGAGATTCAAAATTAAAATGGCAATCACCAAAAGGAACAGTGTCTCATAAATTATACTTTGGAACTAATGAGCAAGCGATTAAAAATGCAGATAAAAAAGCTTCAGAATTTAAAGGAGAGTTAACTGAAAATGAATTTGCTATAAATGATTTATACAGCATGACAACTTACTATTGGCGCGTTGATGAGGTTAATAAAAAGGGAGAAATAACCCAAGGGAATGTATGGTCGTTTAAACCTGCACAATTAGCATTTCCAGAAGCTGAAGGTTATGGGCGTTTTGCTATTGGTGGCCGTGGCGGTAAAGTTGTTGAAGTAACCAATTTAAATGATGATGGTCCAGGGAGTTTAAGAGATGCAGTAAATCAAGAAATTGGACCACGAACCATCGTTTTCAACGTTTCGGGAAATATAGAATTAAAATCAAGATTAGTTATCAATCAACCTTATATTACTGTTGCGGGACAAACAGCTCCTGGAGAAGGGGTTACAATTACAAGAGCGCCAGTGGGTTTAACAGGTAATGAAGGCATTGTTCGCTTTTTAAAAGTGAGAATAGGTTCAGGAACCACATATGATGGTATGGGGCTTACAGGTGCAAACCATAGTATTATAGACCATTGTTCGATTAGTTGGACCATAGATGAATCGTTTAGTTCCCGAGGTGCACATAATATAACATTGCAACGTACTCTAATATCTGAAGCTTTAAATCTTGCGGGTCACGATAAATATGGGTCAGGAGCCATGCACGGTTATGCAGCAACTATTGGTGGCGATATAGGAAGTTTTCATCATAATTTATTATCTCATAATTATGGGCGAAATTGGAGTTTAGGAGGCGGTTTAAATGGCGATGGTTATTACTCAGGTAAATTAGATCTTAGAAATAACGTAGTTTATAACTGGGGAAAACGAACCACAGATGGTGGAGCAAATGAAGTAAATTTTGTTAATAATTATTATAAACCAGGAGCAAGCACAAAATTCTTTTATGCATTAAAAGTTCAACACGAAGGTGTTGGTAAAGGGAAACAACAGTACTTTTTTGATGGAAATGTGATGCCAGGGTATTTTGATGAATCTTCACAAGAAAAAGGGAAAACAATCCAAATAAGTGAAGGAGCCATAGTCGATTTTGAAACCTTTGTAGAAAAACCATTCTTCGAGTCTTATGTCACTACACAATCTGCTAGTGCAGCTTATAAAAATGTATTATCTGATGTTGGTGCTAATCAACCATTTTTTGATAAACATGATACTCGTATTTTAGATGAAACTCTTAAAGGGACTTATACATATAAAGGAAGTAAAAGTGGGTTTCCTGGTATGATAGATACAGAAAAAGATGCTGGTGGATTTCCAGAGTATGCAAGTGAAACACGTCCTGAACATTGGGATACAGACCACGACGGTTTACCAAATTGGTGGGAGCAAGTTCATGGATTAAATGAAAATTCTGCTAAAGGTGATTTTTCAGAATCCAACTCAGATAATGACAAAGATGGTTTTACACAATTAGAAGATTATTTAAATTGGATGGCACAACCACATTATTTTATCAATTTAGGAGAACATATTGAATTGGATTTAATTGATTATTTTATGGGGTATGAATTAAATCCAGAATACAGTGTTTCAATTGTGGAAAATGGAAAAGTAGCATTAAATAAAGAAAAGCTTCAGTTTAAAACAGATAAAAAAGGATTAGCATCTTTTGTTATAAAAGTAAAAGACGCTGAAGGAGACTCGATGAGTCGTACAATAAATGTATATGTAAAATAA
- a CDS encoding DUF5703 domain-containing protein, which translates to MKYLITCLVLFLSLFVKAQIPVLENYNQIWTIQSKNSSESMPLGGGDIGVNVWVEQGDLYFYFSRSGTFDEHNTLLKLGRVKVQLEPNPFKDNEGFRQELKLKDGYVSVSQNNTKIKLWVDVFSPVIHLDAVSDVPVNMKASYESWRYKNRDVKGKANNANSYKWAPQGDIITYQDSISFENNAVKFYHKNRENTVFDVVVEQQKMESVKDQMMNPIKNLTFGGIMKGKNMMPAGTYEGVYQDTDFKGFSLKSVKPSKKHQLALFLHTKQNENINLWNDGLQDLVSSYKSKEKKAEKNTTTWWNNFWNRSFIYIKKNNVTEKDSVYQIGQNYQLFRYMLGCNAYGKYPTKFNGGLFTYDPVYVKSDLPFTPDFRNWGGGTMTQQNQRLVYFPMLKSGDFDMMDSQLDYYLSLQKNAELRSEVYWNHKGASFTEQLENFGLPNPAEYDWKRPADYDPGMQHNAWLEYQWDTVFEFCKMMLEQNEYVNKDVKKYNGFILSCLRFFDEHYQYLARKRGRKTLDSNGHLVLYPGSGVETYKMSNNANSTISALKVISEKLLKISSKDLTQEDIDYIKDFQTRIPPLNFREINHQKVIAPAKSWERINNTEPAQLYPVFPWELYGVGKPDLEVAQNTYFLDEDVKRFRSHVGWKQDNIFAARLGLTDEAAKYNLLKMADSGRRFPAFWGPGFDWVPDHNWGGSGMIGMQDMLLQEADGKILLFPAWPKDWNVHFKLHASKNTTVEAELKNGAVNIIKVVPEERRQDVLNMLEMTSQEKINLN; encoded by the coding sequence ATGAAGTACTTAATAACTTGTCTGGTTTTGTTTTTATCGCTTTTTGTTAAAGCACAAATCCCAGTTCTTGAAAATTACAACCAAATTTGGACGATTCAAAGCAAAAATTCATCAGAATCCATGCCTTTAGGAGGTGGTGATATTGGAGTGAATGTTTGGGTAGAACAAGGCGATTTATATTTTTACTTTTCAAGAAGTGGCACGTTTGACGAGCATAATACATTGTTGAAACTAGGGCGTGTTAAAGTTCAGTTAGAACCCAATCCATTTAAAGATAATGAAGGCTTTCGTCAGGAATTAAAATTGAAAGATGGTTATGTCTCAGTTTCTCAAAACAATACCAAAATAAAACTTTGGGTAGATGTTTTTAGTCCAGTTATTCATTTAGATGCAGTGAGTGATGTTCCTGTAAACATGAAAGCTTCTTATGAAAGTTGGCGTTATAAAAATCGTGATGTTAAAGGGAAAGCAAATAATGCCAATTCCTATAAGTGGGCGCCACAAGGCGATATCATCACGTATCAAGATTCTATTTCATTTGAGAATAATGCTGTAAAATTTTATCATAAAAACCGAGAAAACACCGTTTTTGATGTGGTAGTAGAGCAACAAAAAATGGAATCGGTAAAAGATCAAATGATGAATCCGATAAAGAATCTAACTTTTGGGGGTATCATGAAAGGAAAAAATATGATGCCTGCAGGAACTTACGAAGGTGTTTATCAAGATACCGATTTTAAAGGTTTTAGTCTGAAAAGTGTTAAACCAAGTAAGAAGCATCAATTAGCATTGTTTTTGCATACGAAGCAAAATGAAAATATCAATTTGTGGAATGATGGATTACAGGATTTGGTATCTTCTTATAAATCCAAAGAAAAGAAAGCTGAAAAAAATACAACTACTTGGTGGAATAATTTCTGGAATAGAAGTTTTATTTATATTAAAAAGAATAATGTCACCGAAAAAGATTCCGTTTATCAAATTGGGCAAAACTATCAATTGTTTCGCTATATGTTAGGTTGCAATGCCTATGGCAAGTATCCAACTAAATTCAATGGTGGATTATTCACTTATGATCCAGTTTATGTAAAATCAGATTTACCATTTACTCCAGATTTTCGTAATTGGGGAGGTGGTACTATGACACAACAGAACCAACGTTTGGTGTATTTTCCTATGCTTAAAAGTGGTGATTTTGATATGATGGATTCGCAATTGGATTATTATTTGAGTTTGCAAAAGAATGCCGAGTTACGCAGCGAAGTCTACTGGAATCATAAAGGGGCTTCATTTACCGAACAATTAGAAAACTTTGGATTACCAAATCCAGCTGAATACGATTGGAAGCGACCTGCAGATTACGACCCAGGTATGCAACATAATGCATGGCTAGAATATCAATGGGATACCGTTTTTGAGTTTTGTAAAATGATGTTAGAGCAAAATGAGTATGTCAATAAAGATGTTAAAAAGTATAATGGTTTTATCTTAAGTTGTCTTCGTTTTTTTGATGAACACTACCAGTATTTAGCAAGAAAGCGTGGTAGAAAAACTCTAGATTCGAATGGTCATTTAGTACTGTATCCTGGCTCTGGTGTAGAAACTTATAAAATGTCTAACAATGCTAATAGTACCATTTCAGCTTTAAAAGTAATTTCAGAAAAGTTATTAAAAATATCTTCTAAAGATTTAACTCAAGAAGACATTGATTATATAAAAGATTTTCAAACACGAATTCCACCTTTAAATTTTAGAGAAATCAACCATCAAAAAGTCATTGCGCCTGCAAAGTCATGGGAACGTATAAATAATACAGAACCAGCTCAATTATACCCTGTGTTTCCTTGGGAATTATATGGTGTTGGAAAACCAGATTTGGAAGTTGCTCAAAACACCTACTTTTTAGATGAAGATGTAAAAAGATTTAGAAGCCATGTAGGATGGAAACAGGATAATATTTTTGCAGCTAGATTAGGTTTAACCGATGAAGCTGCTAAATATAATCTATTAAAAATGGCAGATTCAGGCAGACGATTTCCAGCGTTTTGGGGGCCAGGTTTTGATTGGGTTCCAGACCATAATTGGGGTGGTTCAGGTATGATTGGTATGCAAGATATGTTATTACAAGAAGCGGATGGTAAAATTCTGTTATTTCCTGCATGGCCAAAAGACTGGAATGTCCATTTTAAGTTACATGCGTCAAAAAATACAACGGTTGAAGCTGAACTTAAAAATGGAGCGGTTAACATTATAAAAGTTGTGCCAGAAGAAAGACGACAAGATGTTTTAAATATGTTAGAAATGACATCACAGGAAAAAATAAATTTAAATTAA
- a CDS encoding glycoside hydrolase family 127 protein: MKKSLVLICVSLSFNSLVIGQNKGLVANSNSPYTKLQSLDLQDVTWTNGFWKEQFDVETQNTIPFMWDLYHNDSISHAYANFKIAAGLMKGKHAGPSFHDGDFYKILEGMASAYAVTKNPELNKQMDEAIAMFTKVQRADGYINTPVLIEERWGTLGPEELKKQLGFEKYNMGHLMTSACIHYRATGKTSFLEVAKGVADFLYDFYKKASPELARNAICPSHYMGIVEMYRTVKDPRYLELANNLIDIRGTTNDGTDDNQDRIPFREQTNAMGHAVRANYLYAGIADLYAETGEEKLMDNLKSIWEDVVYRKMYITGGCGALYDGVSPDGTSYNPKDVQKIHQAYGRPFQLPNATAHTETCANIGNVLWNWRMLQLTGDAKYTDVMELALYNSVLSGISLEGTEFCYNNPLNVSDNLPFKQRWGSEREGYIAWSNCCAPNVTRTLAQVNNYAYNVSKEGLYVNLYGSNHLKTKTLKGENIEIEQQTNYPWDGKVVLKITKAPKGDYAILLRIPGWSRGATVSVNNGLIQEEVVTGSYTKLSKKWKKGDVIELNIPMPVELMQANPLVEETKNQVAVKRGPIVYCLETEDISKKVDINTIVLDVNSNFTTDKININNRDFITIKAKAFLDSGNWEKSLYQPISINKQQVGITLVPYFAWGNRSKGEMTVWMPY; this comes from the coding sequence ATGAAAAAGAGCTTAGTTTTAATATGTGTATCACTGTCATTTAATAGTCTCGTTATTGGTCAAAACAAAGGTTTAGTAGCCAACTCCAACAGTCCTTATACCAAATTGCAAAGTCTAGATTTACAAGATGTAACATGGACGAATGGTTTTTGGAAAGAACAGTTTGATGTGGAAACCCAAAATACAATACCTTTTATGTGGGATTTATATCACAATGATTCTATTAGTCACGCGTATGCAAATTTTAAAATAGCTGCTGGGTTAATGAAGGGCAAGCATGCAGGACCTTCATTTCATGACGGCGATTTTTATAAAATATTAGAGGGAATGGCCTCAGCTTACGCAGTTACCAAAAACCCTGAGTTAAACAAGCAAATGGATGAAGCCATTGCTATGTTTACCAAAGTCCAAAGAGCCGATGGTTATATTAACACGCCAGTTTTAATTGAAGAACGTTGGGGTACTTTAGGTCCTGAAGAACTTAAAAAACAATTAGGTTTTGAGAAGTATAATATGGGGCATTTAATGACTTCAGCTTGTATACATTACAGAGCAACGGGTAAAACTAGCTTTTTAGAAGTTGCTAAAGGTGTTGCAGATTTTTTATATGATTTTTATAAAAAAGCATCACCAGAATTGGCACGAAATGCTATATGTCCATCACATTACATGGGTATTGTAGAAATGTATCGCACGGTTAAAGATCCACGTTATTTAGAACTAGCAAATAATTTAATAGATATTAGAGGCACTACAAATGATGGAACCGATGATAACCAAGATAGAATCCCGTTTAGAGAGCAAACAAATGCTATGGGTCATGCCGTAAGAGCTAATTATTTATATGCAGGTATAGCCGATTTATATGCTGAAACAGGCGAGGAAAAATTAATGGATAACCTTAAATCTATATGGGAAGATGTGGTGTACAGAAAAATGTATATTACAGGAGGCTGTGGTGCTTTATATGATGGTGTTTCTCCTGATGGAACTTCATATAACCCCAAAGATGTTCAAAAAATACATCAAGCCTACGGTAGGCCGTTTCAATTACCAAATGCTACAGCACACACTGAAACGTGCGCTAATATTGGAAATGTACTTTGGAATTGGCGCATGTTACAACTTACAGGAGATGCTAAATATACAGATGTTATGGAATTAGCACTTTACAATAGTGTACTATCTGGTATAAGTCTTGAAGGAACCGAGTTTTGTTATAACAATCCTTTAAATGTATCAGATAATTTACCTTTTAAACAACGATGGGGAAGCGAACGCGAAGGGTATATTGCATGGTCAAATTGTTGTGCACCAAATGTAACACGAACTTTGGCTCAGGTTAATAATTATGCTTATAATGTTTCAAAAGAAGGATTATATGTTAATTTGTATGGAAGCAATCATTTAAAAACAAAAACTTTAAAAGGAGAAAACATAGAAATAGAACAGCAAACCAATTACCCTTGGGATGGTAAAGTTGTTTTAAAAATCACAAAAGCACCAAAAGGAGATTATGCTATTTTATTAAGAATACCAGGATGGAGCCGAGGAGCAACAGTTTCTGTAAATAATGGTTTAATTCAAGAAGAAGTAGTTACGGGATCCTATACAAAACTTTCAAAAAAATGGAAAAAAGGTGATGTAATAGAACTTAATATACCTATGCCAGTAGAGTTGATGCAAGCAAATCCGTTGGTAGAAGAAACAAAAAATCAAGTAGCTGTAAAGCGTGGTCCCATTGTATATTGTTTAGAAACCGAAGACATATCTAAAAAAGTAGATATAAATACGATTGTATTGGATGTGAACTCTAATTTCACAACAGATAAAATAAATATTAATAATAGAGATTTCATTACTATCAAGGCAAAAGCGTTTTTAGATAGTGGTAATTGGGAGAAATCCTTATACCAACCAATTTCAATAAATAAACAACAGGTTGGAATAACTTTGGTGCCCTATTTTGCATGGGGAAATCGGTCAAAAGGTGAAATGACCGTTTGGATGCCGTATTAA
- a CDS encoding sialate O-acetylesterase, with product MKKHFIITVLCLLGSFQIHAEIKLPALFTDNMMLQQDMEAPIWGWANKNEKITIQTSWDSKVYEIKTDSDGKWKLKVKTPKAGFTIYSITVSQGSDSKTIKNILIGEVWLCSGQSNMEMPLKGFTGQPVKGGNEAIVHSTNPNIRFISVPRATVLEPKNDFEGKWEVASPRTTGNFSATAWYFGSLLQEVLQIPIGLVEVSYGGSNAEAWMNSEMLKDFKNISIPKKKEDFKEAPNREATTLFNGMLSPVIGYGIKGVIWYQGESNRDRPFEYKDLFKKMVSSWRGLWNQGEFPFYFAQIAPFDYTRYHPNDYLEKYNSAYLREAQLKASKEIPNSGMAVLMDIGEKDNIHPVDKLKGGNRLAYLALAKTYGIQGFEYESPEFNAMEIKGSTVTVSFSNIPNGITSFGEEVTGFEIAGNDKVFYPAQTVVRSKSVIISSPRVESPVAVRYLFKDFINAEIFSVGGLPMSSFRTDDWYKE from the coding sequence ATGAAAAAACACTTTATTATAACCGTTTTATGTTTGCTGGGAAGTTTTCAAATACATGCAGAAATAAAATTACCAGCCTTGTTTACAGACAATATGATGTTACAACAAGACATGGAAGCACCTATTTGGGGATGGGCGAATAAAAATGAAAAAATCACCATTCAAACGTCATGGGATTCTAAAGTCTATGAAATAAAAACAGATAGCGATGGTAAATGGAAACTAAAAGTAAAAACGCCGAAAGCGGGATTTACAATTTATAGCATTACAGTTTCGCAGGGATCAGATTCAAAAACCATTAAAAACATTCTAATTGGTGAGGTTTGGTTATGTTCAGGACAATCCAACATGGAAATGCCTTTAAAAGGATTTACAGGGCAACCGGTTAAAGGTGGAAACGAAGCTATTGTGCATTCAACAAACCCGAATATTAGATTTATTAGTGTTCCTAGAGCTACCGTTTTAGAACCAAAAAATGATTTTGAGGGTAAATGGGAAGTAGCATCACCACGAACTACAGGTAATTTTAGTGCCACGGCTTGGTATTTTGGCTCGTTACTTCAAGAAGTATTGCAAATTCCTATTGGATTAGTTGAAGTGTCTTACGGAGGTTCTAATGCGGAGGCTTGGATGAATTCAGAAATGCTTAAAGATTTTAAAAATATTTCAATCCCTAAAAAGAAAGAAGATTTTAAAGAAGCCCCAAATCGTGAAGCAACCACGTTGTTTAATGGCATGCTATCACCAGTAATTGGTTACGGTATTAAAGGAGTTATTTGGTATCAAGGAGAATCGAATCGTGACAGACCTTTCGAATATAAAGATTTGTTTAAAAAAATGGTATCTTCTTGGAGAGGGTTATGGAATCAAGGTGAGTTTCCGTTTTATTTTGCACAAATTGCCCCATTTGATTATACACGATATCATCCAAATGATTATTTAGAAAAATATAATTCAGCGTATTTAAGAGAAGCACAATTAAAGGCTTCAAAAGAAATACCTAATTCAGGAATGGCTGTTTTAATGGATATCGGTGAAAAAGATAATATCCACCCAGTTGATAAATTAAAAGGAGGAAACCGTTTAGCATATTTAGCTTTGGCAAAAACTTATGGCATTCAAGGTTTTGAATATGAAAGCCCTGAGTTTAATGCGATGGAAATAAAAGGAAGTACTGTAACCGTCTCATTTAGTAATATACCAAATGGAATTACATCTTTTGGTGAAGAAGTAACTGGTTTCGAGATAGCTGGAAACGATAAAGTTTTTTATCCTGCTCAAACTGTTGTAAGAAGTAAATCGGTTATCATTTCTTCTCCAAGAGTAGAAAGTCCAGTAGCTGTCCGTTACTTATTTAAAGATTTTATAAACGCTGAAATTTTTAGCGTAGGAGGATTGCCCATGTCGTCTTTTAGAACGGATGATTGGTATAAAGAATAA